One part of the bacterium genome encodes these proteins:
- a CDS encoding thrombospondin type 3 repeat-containing protein, which yields MKFFKLIFFTTLFFLTLSLPTLAITLPATTLPDIDQDSVPDAEDNCPDQANSDQEDKDQDGKGGLCDNCPEDYNPIQEDFDKDGVGDDCDNCQLFNPDQEDVDQDGIGDECKAPDKDRDEIIDKRDNCPLIPNPDQVDSDKDKVGDLCDNCPNFGNPKQEDFNGDGIGDACQDQDRTDRTNRTNRTDTLPASSSETQPSETKLTETAEGEIINPWLPWGSLVVILILAVGVALMKVRRS from the coding sequence ATGAAATTTTTCAAACTGATTTTCTTTACTACACTTTTTTTCCTCACTCTCTCTTTGCCCACCCTAGCTATCACCCTACCCGCTACTACTCTGCCAGACATTGATCAAGACAGCGTCCCTGATGCAGAAGACAATTGTCCTGATCAGGCTAATTCTGATCAGGAAGATAAAGATCAAGATGGAAAAGGGGGTCTTTGTGATAATTGTCCGGAAGATTATAATCCTATTCAGGAAGATTTTGATAAAGATGGGGTAGGGGATGATTGTGACAATTGTCAATTATTTAATCCTGATCAAGAAGATGTAGATCAAGATGGAATAGGAGATGAATGTAAAGCTCCGGACAAAGACCGAGATGAGATTATTGATAAAAGAGACAATTGTCCTCTTATTCCTAATCCTGATCAAGTTGATTCTGATAAAGACAAAGTTGGTGATCTTTGTGATAATTGTCCTAATTTTGGTAATCCTAAGCAGGAAGATTTTAATGGGGACGGAATTGGCGATGCTTGTCAGGATCAGGATAGGACGGATAGGACCAATAGGACAAATAGGACAGATACTTTACCAGCCTCTTCTTCAGAAACCCAGCCCTCAGAAACAAAGCTAACAGAAACAGCTGAAGGAGAAATTATCAACCCATGGCTTCCCTGGGGTTCTTTGGTTGTTATTTTGATACTGGCTGTGGGTGTGGCTTTGATGAAGGTTAGGAGAAGTTAA
- a CDS encoding fibronectin type III domain-containing protein: MSKILFILLLLTTLTLATFLSLAFQGISPQLLLGSIFGIIYPEMIEEKGVTVSVTVLEIPKIIFFQDIASPYIFDILVHSLTSHSVIIDWKTNEPGTSQIDYGLTQAYELGTVQDEPPSLNTVHSLTLKGLSSGTTYHFRIRSRDSAGNERISQDLTFTTLTLPDRVPPANIASFKAEGRDRAIYLSWINPPDPDFLGAVIKRSRDLYPIFPEQGVLVYQGKDSSFLDENLINSQKYYYTAFSYDQAGNYSSGALASAVPQTPEVPIVPEEIIPPLVTPLPITLPAIGLIDVEDVLDVKDVSFSVAQGKIELALAEEGIKVLPDFPINLSIAKEKFPFPVKTIWLSLENQLYLLKENFDKSAYEVTFISPSEPGRYSLDLGVVYQIGELKVSF; encoded by the coding sequence ATGTCAAAAATTCTCTTCATCCTTCTACTCCTCACTACTCTCACTCTAGCCACCTTTCTGTCTCTCGCTTTCCAAGGCATCAGTCCCCAGCTTCTTTTGGGGAGTATTTTTGGTATTATTTATCCAGAAATGATTGAAGAAAAAGGAGTGACAGTTTCAGTCACAGTTCTGGAGATCCCTAAGATTATATTTTTCCAAGACATTGCTTCTCCTTATATTTTTGATATTTTAGTCCATAGTTTAACTTCTCATTCAGTAATTATAGATTGGAAAACCAATGAACCAGGCACTTCCCAGATAGATTATGGTTTGACTCAGGCCTATGAATTAGGAACAGTTCAGGATGAGCCTCCTTCTTTGAATACTGTTCACAGCCTTACTTTAAAAGGTCTTAGTTCAGGAACTACTTATCATTTTCGAATCAGATCTCGTGATAGTGCTGGTAATGAAAGAATTTCCCAGGATCTTACTTTTACTACTTTGACTCTTCCAGATAGAGTTCCTCCAGCTAATATTGCTTCATTTAAGGCTGAAGGACGAGATAGGGCTATTTATCTTTCTTGGATCAATCCTCCTGATCCTGATTTTTTGGGAGCAGTGATTAAAAGAAGTAGAGATCTTTATCCTATTTTCCCTGAACAAGGAGTTTTAGTTTATCAAGGGAAGGATTCATCTTTCTTGGATGAAAATTTAATTAATAGCCAAAAATATTATTATACTGCTTTTTCTTATGATCAGGCAGGAAATTATTCTTCTGGGGCTCTGGCTTCAGCTGTTCCTCAGACTCCTGAAGTTCCAATAGTTCCTGAAGAGATTATCCCTCCTCTAGTCACTCCTTTGCCAATCACTTTGCCAGCTATAGGACTTATAGATGTAGAAGATGTTTTAGACGTAAAAGATGTTTCTTTTTCCGTAGCTCAAGGGAAAATAGAGTTGGCTCTTGCAGAAGAGGGCATAAAGGTTTTACCTGATTTTCCAATAAATCTTTCTATAGCCAAAGAAAAGTTTCCTTTTCCTGTTAAGACCATCTGGCTTAGTTTAGAAAATCAGCTTTATCTTTTGAAAGAAAATTTTGATAAAAGTGCTTATGAGGTGACTTTTATCAGCCCCTCAGAACCTGGCCGATATTCTTTGGATTTAGGAGTGGTTTATCAAATAGGAGAATTAAAAGTAAGTTTTTAG
- a CDS encoding RNA polymerase sigma factor produces the protein MNLKDRYLVYQTKRGNPEAYAKIYDKYLDKIYRFIFFRIDSQERAEDLSSQVFLKTLEYIGDQTRTIDNLQALLYQTARNLVIDFYRGKGKEVSLKVGDGRLEVRDEKNTTEDLIEGIDAKLDLKKIEKALRGIKDEYREVIILYYLEEMSVGEIARILGKKEGNVRVLVHRGLKALREWLSSRGATEPRTFEKSAGGGSDEGSRSMFSNRGYR, from the coding sequence ATGAACCTCAAAGACCGCTACCTAGTCTACCAAACCAAAAGAGGTAACCCAGAAGCATATGCCAAGATCTACGATAAATACCTTGATAAAATTTATCGCTTTATTTTTTTTCGGATAGATTCTCAGGAACGAGCCGAAGATCTTTCTTCGCAGGTTTTTTTGAAGACTTTAGAATATATAGGTGATCAGACTCGGACCATAGACAACCTTCAGGCTCTTTTATATCAAACAGCCAGAAATTTAGTGATTGATTTTTATCGGGGAAAGGGAAAGGAAGTTTCTTTGAAAGTGGGAGACGGGAGGTTGGAGGTTAGAGATGAGAAAAATACAACAGAAGATCTTATTGAAGGAATAGATGCAAAATTAGATTTAAAAAAAATAGAAAAAGCCTTGCGGGGTATTAAGGATGAATATAGGGAAGTGATTATTTTGTATTATTTAGAAGAAATGTCAGTGGGAGAGATTGCCCGGATTCTTGGAAAAAAGGAAGGGAATGTGAGGGTTTTGGTGCATCGGGGGTTGAAGGCATTGAGGGAGTGGTTGTCATCCCGAGGAGCGACCGAACCCCGCACTTTTGAAAAAAGTGCGGGGGGAGGGAGCGACGAGGGATCCCGCTCAATGTTCAGCAACCGTGGTTACCGCTAA
- a CDS encoding DUF5667 domain-containing protein, protein MVFEANRIYRTDRSYRIYGIVPILRPVVAVCLILAIIFSGSVITVQAAKNSLPGQFLYPLKIALEKGRVAIAPKQENKVKLEVEFAEQRVKELAQLVEKHEPERITETVEDFQNKLDLIQVGLQKIGKDDKIKEIEEVVKIVEIKSKEIEDILNETDKKTEDLETKKVLAQAKKHLTEKIFVMALDAGNAGDVESAGDVGDETVEVTEEVVTQTAVITGTVEEEIEIRNSKSEIRNSKKEEVLEEPEVKSDFKGGLLMEPEQGVYGGLLKN, encoded by the coding sequence TTGGTTTTTGAAGCCAATAGGATTTATAGGACGGATAGGTCCTATAGGATCTATGGAATAGTGCCTATTTTAAGGCCTGTAGTGGCTGTTTGCTTAATTTTAGCTATAATTTTTAGTGGTTCAGTGATAACTGTTCAGGCAGCTAAGAATAGTCTGCCAGGGCAGTTTTTATATCCCCTAAAAATTGCTCTTGAAAAAGGTAGAGTTGCTATTGCTCCGAAACAAGAAAATAAGGTAAAATTAGAAGTAGAATTTGCTGAGCAGAGAGTAAAAGAACTTGCCCAATTAGTAGAGAAACATGAACCAGAGAGAATAACTGAGACAGTTGAGGACTTTCAAAATAAATTAGATTTAATTCAAGTTGGATTGCAAAAAATAGGAAAGGATGATAAAATAAAAGAAATAGAAGAAGTGGTTAAAATAGTAGAAATCAAAAGTAAAGAAATTGAAGATATTCTAAATGAAACTGACAAAAAAACTGAAGATCTTGAGACTAAGAAGGTTTTAGCTCAGGCCAAAAAGCACTTAACTGAGAAGATTTTTGTGATGGCCTTGGATGCTGGAAATGCTGGAGATGTGGAAAGCGCGGGAGATGTTGGGGATGAAACAGTAGAAGTTACAGAGGAGGTTGTTACTCAAACAGCAGTTATAACTGGAACTGTGGAAGAGGAGATAGAAATCCGAAATTCGAAATCCGAAATTCGAAATTCAAAAAAGGAAGAGGTTTTGGAGGAGCCGGAAGTGAAAAGTGATTTTAAGGGAGGTTTGTTGATGGAGCCAGAGCAAGGGGTTTATGGGGGGTTGTTGAAGAATTGA
- a CDS encoding type II toxin-antitoxin system mRNA interferase toxin, RelE/StbE family, whose amino-acid sequence MYHIEISSSVKKDLKKLSFEVREKIINEILPFLALDPYEGEILQGEFRRFWRFKFKHKKTEYRIVYEIFEEELIVLLIIIGTRENFYKKLKRRVK is encoded by the coding sequence ATGTATCATATTGAAATTTCTTCATCTGTAAAAAAGGATTTGAAAAAGTTATCCTTTGAGGTACGAGAGAAAATTATTAATGAAATACTACCTTTTCTTGCCTTAGATCCATATGAAGGAGAAATTTTACAAGGAGAATTTAGGCGATTTTGGAGATTTAAATTTAAGCATAAAAAGACAGAGTATAGGATTGTATATGAGATTTTTGAAGAAGAATTAATAGTTCTTTTAATTATAATTGGAACGAGAGAAAATTTTTATAAGAAATTAAAGCGAAGAGTAAAATAA